In Synechococcus sp. KORDI-100, a single window of DNA contains:
- a CDS encoding phycobilisome rod-core linker polypeptide, translated as MAIPLLQYPLSSQNGRVSNLAGDESTVRSQLYPSAAAGDDTNRIAMDALIEQAYLQVFFHAMRSDREPFLESQLRSGNITVRDFIRGLLLSMRFKQGYYQCSSNYRMVDQVVGRVLGRPVHGDAERRAWSIVIGEKGFTAFVDTLLDSTEYMHCFGYDLVPQQRSRVLPGRALGETPIYQQFPRYGADWRNSLKDRAPSPNKMELLVASPPQTSAAWINGQPPAWALKAWLTLAAIGGFELGRVLLTIASEMLHT; from the coding sequence ATGGCCATCCCGCTCCTTCAATACCCGCTCAGCTCCCAGAACGGCCGTGTCAGCAATCTTGCCGGCGACGAGAGCACCGTTCGTAGCCAGCTCTATCCCTCCGCAGCCGCTGGGGACGACACCAACCGCATCGCCATGGATGCGCTGATTGAACAGGCCTACCTCCAGGTGTTCTTCCATGCCATGCGCAGTGATCGTGAGCCGTTCCTGGAATCACAACTCCGCAGCGGCAACATCACCGTCCGGGATTTCATCCGCGGACTGCTGCTCTCCATGCGATTCAAGCAGGGCTACTACCAGTGCAGCTCGAACTACCGCATGGTGGATCAGGTTGTCGGGCGGGTTCTCGGCCGCCCTGTCCATGGCGATGCCGAACGCCGAGCATGGTCGATCGTGATTGGAGAGAAGGGCTTCACGGCCTTCGTCGACACCTTGCTGGACAGCACGGAGTACATGCATTGCTTCGGGTATGACCTGGTTCCGCAGCAGCGGTCGCGCGTTCTACCCGGTCGAGCCCTGGGTGAAACTCCGATCTATCAGCAATTTCCGCGCTACGGAGCTGACTGGCGGAATTCTCTGAAGGATCGGGCTCCCAGCCCGAACAAAATGGAGCTCCTTGTTGCATCCCCGCCGCAGACCTCGGCTGCCTGGATCAATGGCCAGCCTCCGGCCTGGGCTCTCAAAGCCTGGCTGACCCTTGCAGCCATAGGTGGTTTTGAACTGGGACGCGTGCTGCTCACGATTGCAAGTGAGATGCTGCACACCTGA
- a CDS encoding phycobilisome polypeptide, which translates to MIHQYTDIKTLAQNARVQGLSTNRALSQTTRALIDKADLAQRLLTHGELESICHASGINPSIPSHLGERADQLVNQARAHLLESQPQLVQPGGALFPQERAEACWRDCWNFLRVITYAVACNHSTFTNPGGMDALRELYRRMNVPTEGMKIALEQLKELALEGVSQTGEQQLIRDCFQHLGAQLNKSAVKS; encoded by the coding sequence TTGATCCACCAATACACCGACATCAAAACCCTGGCCCAAAACGCCCGGGTTCAGGGACTCAGCACCAACCGTGCGCTGTCGCAGACCACACGCGCTTTGATCGACAAAGCCGACCTGGCTCAACGCCTGCTGACCCATGGGGAGCTGGAGAGCATTTGCCATGCATCCGGAATCAACCCCAGCATCCCCAGCCATCTGGGGGAGAGGGCGGATCAATTGGTGAACCAGGCAAGGGCCCACCTGCTGGAATCACAGCCGCAACTGGTTCAGCCGGGCGGGGCCCTGTTCCCTCAGGAGAGGGCTGAGGCCTGCTGGCGGGATTGCTGGAACTTTCTCCGCGTGATCACGTACGCGGTGGCCTGCAATCACAGCACGTTCACAAACCCGGGAGGCATGGACGCACTGCGGGAGCTTTACAGGCGGATGAACGTGCCGACAGAGGGGATGAAAATCGCCCTAGAGCAGCTGAAAGAGCTTGCCCTGGAGGGGGTTTCACAGACAGGCGAGCAGCAGTTGATTCGTGACTGCTTCCAGCACCTCGGCGCCCAGCTCAACAAATCTGCAGTTAAGAGCTGA
- a CDS encoding TVP38/TMEM64 family protein: MSRLKTALKISAWIAVFVVVVVYLQRYGIAPLQNAVNEMGFWAPLGLFVLRGISIILPALPSSVYSLLAGSLLGFKVGYMTIILSDLVFCSSAFYIARRWGRGPVSRLVGAGAMEKIDGFSKNQLEGNFFLMTGLLMTGLFDFLSYAIGISRTHWRIFAPALLISVLISDSILVAVGAGVTKGASVSLGIALLAMFALATFTGLLKKRSSVASSKEST; encoded by the coding sequence GATCAGCGCCTGGATCGCTGTGTTCGTTGTCGTCGTCGTTTACCTCCAGCGCTACGGCATCGCGCCGCTTCAAAACGCTGTCAATGAAATGGGGTTCTGGGCTCCCCTGGGGCTGTTTGTCCTGCGTGGAATCAGCATCATTCTTCCGGCTCTGCCGAGTTCCGTTTACTCGCTCCTGGCGGGGTCCCTTCTGGGCTTCAAGGTTGGATACATGACCATCATCCTCTCGGATCTGGTGTTCTGCAGTTCGGCCTTTTACATCGCTCGCCGCTGGGGGCGCGGCCCTGTCAGCCGTCTTGTGGGTGCCGGCGCCATGGAAAAGATCGACGGGTTCAGCAAGAACCAGCTGGAAGGCAACTTCTTCCTGATGACCGGACTGCTCATGACAGGCCTGTTCGATTTCCTCAGCTACGCCATCGGTATCAGCCGAACCCACTGGAGGATCTTTGCGCCGGCCCTTCTGATCAGCGTGCTGATCAGTGATTCGATTCTTGTTGCCGTTGGAGCGGGAGTCACGAAGGGCGCCAGTGTGTCGCTGGGCATTGCGTTACTCGCGATGTTTGCTCTTGCCACCTTCACCGGCCTGTTGAAGAAGAGATCCTCAGTCGCATCCTCCAAGGAGTCCACATAA